The following are encoded in a window of Pirellulales bacterium genomic DNA:
- a CDS encoding tetratricopeptide repeat protein — MRALVYTAILLSALPALAAEAKVDAPPTEVSVKPTYTVWGYKWDARQYVRQTAYDLNTTDVTQAVNYAAQINRCTGWMATTNLPAPYSNDVPIPAVSVDGQTINLPYRTIRIPGFGNWNIQGSYADRAAEWDDRGEYDKAIADYNRALAINPYDANSYNNRGFDWWKKGSLDKAIADYNQALAICPTLGAAYSNRGVAWDDKGEHDKAVADFNQALAMDPNIAATYTNRGTIEAHRGEYDQANADYYRALAIDPNFATGYENLGFFQASCPDLRYRNGKKAFENASRGYQLANGTDAFYTANSLAAAYAECGDFEKARAWQEKVVELSPPEDKQMETARLELFKQGNPYRSTPQPRSE; from the coding sequence ATGAGAGCCTTAGTCTATACCGCCATCTTGCTATCTGCCTTGCCCGCTTTGGCCGCGGAAGCCAAGGTGGACGCCCCGCCGACCGAGGTCTCCGTCAAACCGACCTACACGGTCTGGGGTTACAAGTGGGACGCCCGACAGTATGTGCGGCAAACTGCTTACGACCTCAACACCACCGACGTCACGCAGGCCGTGAATTATGCGGCCCAGATCAACCGCTGCACCGGCTGGATGGCTACGACGAACTTACCGGCACCATATTCCAACGACGTCCCAATCCCCGCAGTCAGTGTTGACGGGCAGACGATCAACTTGCCGTACAGGACGATTCGAATCCCAGGCTTCGGAAACTGGAACATCCAAGGGAGCTATGCCGACCGCGCCGCCGAATGGGACGATCGCGGCGAGTACGACAAGGCGATCGCCGACTACAACCGGGCCCTCGCGATCAATCCCTATGACGCGAACTCCTACAACAATCGCGGCTTCGACTGGTGGAAAAAAGGCAGCCTCGACAAGGCGATCGCCGACTACAACCAGGCCCTGGCGATCTGCCCCACTCTCGGGGCCGCCTACAGCAATCGCGGTGTCGCCTGGGACGACAAGGGCGAGCACGACAAGGCCGTCGCCGATTTCAACCAGGCTCTCGCGATGGACCCCAATATTGCCGCCACCTATACCAATCGCGGCACGATTGAAGCGCATCGAGGTGAGTACGACCAGGCCAACGCCGACTACTACCGAGCCCTGGCGATCGATCCCAATTTCGCCACCGGCTACGAGAATCTCGGCTTCTTCCAAGCTTCTTGCCCCGACCTACGCTACCGCAACGGCAAGAAGGCCTTTGAAAACGCCAGTCGTGGCTACCAACTTGCCAACGGGACTGACGCCTTCTACACAGCCAATTCTCTCGCCGCCGCGTACGCTGAATGCGGCGATTTCGAGAAGGCCCGCGCCTGGCAAGAAAAAGTCGTCGAGCTGTCGCCGCCGGAAGACAAGCAAATGGAAACCGCGCGCCTGGAACTCTTCAAGCAAGGAAATCCCTACCGCTCCACGCCGCAGCCGCGGTCGGAATGA
- a CDS encoding nucleotide disphospho-sugar-binding domain-containing protein produces MPSPIHFLLVALGSAGDVHPFVGLGRALKQRGHWVTLVTNPHFESLVAAAGLEFVPIATEEELLAGMRDPDLWHPYKGFAFVARQLMVPCIRELYRVLDERIGSGPTVIAAPGAALGARVLNEKRGVPLATVYLQPVLIRSLIEPPRLPLTWMGPGVPRWFKRLQFWVADKFIDRLLCPELNAFRTELGLPAAHGIMREWWNSPERVIGLFPDWFAPPQADWPANVRLTGFPLWDESDVTAPPPRLEQFLSTGAPPIVFTPGSAMMHAHSFFAEAIEACRILGRRGILLTKYAEQLPARLPADVAHFPWVPFSQVFPRAAAVVHHGGIGTCGQGLAAGAPQLIMAMSHDQPDNAARLERLGVGLEIKPKNFRGPEVARQLRRLIDQPEVTLRCQSLAARMDAKAALQATCTELESLADLTNGCSGAHAA; encoded by the coding sequence ATGCCTTCTCCCATCCATTTCCTGCTCGTGGCGCTGGGCAGCGCCGGCGACGTGCATCCGTTCGTCGGCCTGGGTCGGGCGCTTAAGCAACGCGGCCATTGGGTCACGCTCGTCACCAATCCGCATTTCGAGTCGCTGGTGGCCGCAGCCGGCCTCGAATTCGTGCCGATCGCCACCGAGGAAGAGCTGCTCGCCGGGATGCGCGACCCCGATCTTTGGCATCCCTACAAGGGCTTCGCCTTCGTCGCCCGACAGCTCATGGTCCCTTGCATCCGGGAGTTGTATCGCGTACTCGACGAGCGGATCGGCTCGGGGCCGACCGTAATCGCCGCGCCGGGAGCGGCGCTCGGGGCGCGCGTGCTGAACGAAAAGCGCGGTGTGCCGCTGGCCACCGTCTATTTGCAGCCGGTGCTGATCCGCAGCTTGATCGAGCCGCCGCGCCTGCCGCTGACGTGGATGGGCCCCGGCGTGCCGCGATGGTTCAAGCGGCTGCAGTTTTGGGTGGCCGACAAGTTCATCGATCGACTGCTTTGCCCGGAGCTGAATGCCTTTCGCACGGAACTCGGCCTGCCCGCCGCGCACGGCATCATGCGCGAGTGGTGGAATTCGCCGGAGCGAGTGATCGGCCTGTTTCCCGATTGGTTCGCCCCGCCGCAAGCCGATTGGCCGGCGAACGTGCGACTGACCGGCTTTCCGCTGTGGGACGAAAGCGACGTGACCGCGCCGCCGCCGCGCCTCGAACAGTTTCTCTCAACCGGCGCGCCTCCGATCGTGTTCACTCCTGGCTCGGCGATGATGCATGCTCATTCGTTCTTCGCCGAGGCGATCGAGGCCTGCCGCATCCTCGGCCGCCGCGGCATCTTGCTCACGAAATATGCCGAGCAGCTTCCCGCCCGATTGCCGGCGGACGTGGCGCATTTTCCGTGGGTCCCGTTCAGCCAAGTCTTTCCGCGCGCGGCGGCAGTCGTGCATCACGGCGGCATCGGCACCTGCGGGCAAGGCTTGGCCGCCGGCGCTCCGCAGCTCATCATGGCTATGAGCCACGACCAGCCCGATAACGCCGCGCGGCTCGAGCGGCTCGGCGTCGGCCTCGAAATCAAGCCCAAGAATTTCCGCGGCCCCGAAGTTGCCCGGCAACTTCGGCGACTGATCGACCAACCCGAGGTCACCCTTCGCTGCCAATCCCTCGCCGCCCGGATGGACGCCAAAGCGGCCCTCCAAGCGACCTGCACGGAATTGGAATCTCTCGCCGATCTGACAAACGGCTGCTCGGGCGCGCACGCGGCATAA
- a CDS encoding Do family serine endopeptidase yields the protein MSRIKPRGPWMVVLAVLLAAGVGAGVTNLQSRVAGQDQNPKSPRDAAAISQAKSFSHAFRYAAEQAGPSVVKIRSHTAAKKVKGISRSGNRFGGGNPFKGTPFEDMFPNGFPNDGESFGGGAPERDGVGSGVIIDSSGIVLTNNHVVQGADEVTIVLGDGREFKGSDIKTDPQTDLAVVRIHDAKDLPVARIGNSDDLEIGDWVLAIGCPFELDHTVSAGIISGKGREVSELNRARFLQTDAAINPGNSGGPLVNLDGEVVGINTAIATNSGGYQGIGFSIPINTAKWVMSQLINTGHVARSYLGVQLEEISPELAGKLGVHQDAGVLVADVMPNTPASAAGMKEGDIVTAFSGMAVHGMRDLRDMVEKAPIGSKQTLVVNRDGKPVTLGVTLKALPEKVAELGRTRNGRLHRDESGATFSSEDLGLEVADMTSEEAETFKGYEGVVIRQVEDGSPAAKKGLEPGMLIRAVGKTPVKNVEQFVDVLKKESVESGVMLLVRTAEGNRYVVLKKA from the coding sequence ATGAGTCGGATAAAACCTCGTGGTCCGTGGATGGTGGTGCTGGCCGTTTTATTGGCGGCGGGGGTTGGGGCGGGCGTGACCAATCTGCAAAGCCGAGTGGCTGGGCAAGATCAAAATCCAAAATCGCCGCGCGATGCCGCGGCCATTAGTCAAGCAAAGTCTTTTTCTCACGCTTTCCGTTATGCCGCCGAGCAGGCCGGGCCGAGCGTCGTGAAAATCCGCTCGCATACCGCGGCGAAAAAGGTCAAGGGAATCTCCCGTAGCGGGAATCGCTTTGGCGGCGGGAACCCCTTCAAGGGAACTCCCTTCGAAGATATGTTCCCGAACGGCTTTCCCAACGATGGGGAATCGTTTGGCGGCGGTGCTCCCGAGCGCGATGGCGTCGGCTCGGGCGTGATCATCGATAGTTCGGGCATCGTGCTCACGAACAATCACGTCGTCCAAGGGGCCGATGAAGTGACGATCGTGTTGGGCGACGGCCGCGAATTCAAGGGGTCCGACATCAAGACCGATCCTCAAACCGATCTGGCGGTCGTGCGGATTCACGATGCGAAGGACTTGCCGGTTGCGAGAATCGGCAACTCGGATGATCTGGAAATCGGTGACTGGGTGCTGGCGATCGGCTGCCCATTCGAACTGGATCATACCGTGAGCGCGGGCATCATCAGCGGCAAGGGGCGCGAGGTGAGCGAACTGAATCGCGCACGCTTCCTGCAAACCGACGCGGCCATCAATCCGGGCAATTCCGGCGGGCCGCTCGTGAATCTCGACGGCGAAGTCGTTGGCATCAACACGGCGATCGCGACCAACAGCGGCGGTTATCAAGGGATCGGCTTCTCGATTCCGATTAACACGGCGAAATGGGTCATGTCGCAATTGATCAACACGGGGCATGTCGCCCGCAGCTATCTGGGCGTTCAACTCGAAGAGATCAGCCCGGAGCTGGCCGGCAAGCTGGGAGTGCATCAGGACGCGGGCGTCCTCGTGGCCGATGTGATGCCAAATACTCCGGCGTCTGCCGCCGGAATGAAGGAGGGAGACATTGTGACGGCATTCTCCGGCATGGCGGTCCACGGGATGCGCGACCTGCGCGATATGGTCGAAAAGGCCCCGATCGGCTCGAAACAGACGCTCGTGGTCAATCGTGACGGCAAGCCGGTCACTCTCGGCGTCACGCTCAAGGCGCTGCCGGAGAAAGTGGCCGAATTGGGCCGCACTCGCAACGGCAGGCTGCACCGCGATGAATCGGGCGCTACGTTCTCGTCCGAAGATCTCGGTCTGGAAGTGGCCGACATGACGAGCGAAGAGGCCGAAACCTTCAAGGGATATGAGGGCGTCGTGATCCGTCAGGTCGAAGATGGCAGTCCGGCCGCGAAGAAGGGCCTGGAGCCCGGCATGCTGATCCGCGCGGTCGGCAAGACCCCGGTGAAGAACGTCGAGCAGTTCGTCGACGTGCTCAAGAAGGAGTCGGTCGAATCGGGCGTGATGCTGCTCGTGCGAACGGCCGAAGGCAATCGTTATGTTGTGCTGAAAAAGGCGTAA
- a CDS encoding MFS transporter, with the protein MSHAAAMNARLAAPRLDLGRRTLLSTMMFLQFAVWGAWFVVLGVYLDKGLKFEGWQIGSIYGTMALGTIFAPLFIGQIADRYFSSEKLMGILHLGGAGLLYAMAEVREFQPLYIVALAYALLYSPTLVLSNSITFAHVPDGGRDFPRIRVFGTIGWIVANLIVGQVLRKFNPDALQTNAPLLLAAGFSLALGLFSFLLPHTPPAGKAGEAFPALRAVGLLRSPSFAVFFGVSFIITIVLAFYYTFIGVYLEGSTLTKLPEAAKQLTLNLGFRQITLALDTATLTTIGQISEMFLLPFLPWFLRKMGMKWVLAMGMAAWGLRYLLFALGAHDVVGPWVVIASLALHGVCFDFFFAAGFIYVDNEAPTDIRASGQALFTFLTYGLGMWLGNELSGYVADAFTKDSVRDWYHIWLIPSVGVLASLVVFAIFFRVERKQTA; encoded by the coding sequence ATGTCCCACGCCGCCGCTATGAACGCACGTCTTGCAGCCCCCCGACTCGACCTCGGCCGCCGCACGCTCCTCTCGACGATGATGTTTCTGCAATTCGCCGTGTGGGGGGCGTGGTTCGTCGTGCTCGGCGTTTATTTGGACAAGGGGCTCAAATTCGAAGGATGGCAGATTGGTTCAATCTACGGGACCATGGCGTTGGGCACGATTTTTGCGCCGCTCTTCATCGGGCAGATCGCCGATCGCTATTTTTCCAGTGAGAAGCTGATGGGCATATTACATCTGGGAGGCGCCGGCTTGCTCTATGCGATGGCTGAAGTGCGAGAATTCCAACCGCTTTATATTGTCGCTCTGGCTTATGCGCTGCTGTATTCACCGACCCTGGTGCTTTCAAACTCGATCACATTTGCACACGTTCCGGACGGCGGCCGCGATTTTCCGCGGATTCGCGTGTTTGGCACGATCGGCTGGATCGTGGCCAATCTGATCGTGGGACAGGTGCTGCGAAAATTCAACCCGGACGCGCTGCAAACGAACGCTCCACTGCTCCTTGCCGCGGGCTTCTCGCTGGCGTTGGGATTGTTCAGCTTCCTGTTGCCGCACACTCCGCCGGCGGGCAAGGCCGGCGAGGCATTCCCCGCGTTGCGCGCCGTGGGACTGTTGCGATCTCCGTCGTTCGCGGTGTTCTTCGGTGTGTCGTTTATCATTACGATCGTCCTGGCCTTCTATTACACGTTCATCGGAGTTTATCTGGAAGGCTCGACGCTGACCAAGCTGCCCGAGGCGGCCAAGCAACTGACGCTGAACTTGGGGTTTCGTCAGATCACGCTCGCCTTGGACACGGCGACGCTGACGACGATCGGCCAGATTTCCGAGATGTTTCTGCTGCCGTTTCTCCCCTGGTTCTTGCGGAAGATGGGGATGAAATGGGTGCTGGCTATGGGAATGGCCGCCTGGGGCCTTCGATATTTACTCTTCGCATTGGGCGCCCATGACGTTGTCGGACCATGGGTGGTCATCGCCAGCCTCGCGCTGCACGGCGTTTGCTTCGATTTCTTCTTCGCCGCGGGCTTCATCTATGTGGACAACGAGGCGCCGACCGACATTCGCGCGAGCGGCCAAGCGCTCTTCACGTTCTTGACCTACGGCCTGGGGATGTGGTTGGGCAACGAACTATCGGGCTACGTTGCCGACGCTTTCACCAAGGATTCCGTCCGCGATTGGTATCACATCTGGCTCATCCCCAGCGTCGGCGTCTTGGCGTCGCTCGTCGTATTCGCGATCTTCTTCCGCGTCGAGCGCAAGCAGACGGCGTGA